A part of Methanothermobacter sp. genomic DNA contains:
- a CDS encoding argininosuccinate synthase encodes MDKVVLAFSGGLDTSVCIKLLEEKYGMEVITACVDVGQPREEVERPARVAEELGNYKHYTVDAREEFAENYIFPAIKANAVYEGYPLSTALARPLIAEKIVEVAESEGASAIAHGCTGKGNDQFRFEAVIRSRTDLEVIAPIRDLNLTRTEEMEYARSCGIPLPSDKLYSIDENLWGRAIEGDILEDPMVEPPEDAFQWTRPIDKTPEEPEVVEIEFRSGVPVAMNGDEMKPLELIGLANEIAGKHGIGRVDIMEDRIIGMKSREVYETPAAFLLLEAHRALEQLTLTRSELRFADIISNTYAELVYRGLWHDPLREDLDMAINHMQRRVTGMVRVKLHRGSMRVIGRKSPYSLYSEEIVSFEDKTLDQREMAGMVKNYALQAGIYNRVCRKEN; translated from the coding sequence ATGGATAAGGTGGTTCTTGCTTTCAGTGGAGGTCTTGACACATCTGTATGTATCAAGCTCCTTGAGGAAAAATATGGTATGGAAGTCATAACGGCCTGCGTGGATGTTGGTCAGCCGCGGGAGGAGGTTGAAAGACCGGCGAGGGTTGCAGAGGAACTCGGAAACTATAAGCACTACACAGTTGATGCAAGGGAAGAGTTTGCAGAGAACTACATATTCCCCGCAATAAAGGCAAATGCGGTATACGAGGGCTACCCCCTCAGCACGGCCCTTGCAAGGCCCCTCATAGCAGAAAAGATAGTTGAGGTGGCCGAATCCGAGGGTGCATCTGCAATAGCCCATGGATGCACAGGTAAGGGGAACGACCAGTTCCGTTTTGAGGCTGTTATAAGGTCAAGGACAGACCTTGAGGTCATCGCACCCATAAGGGACCTGAACCTCACAAGGACAGAGGAAATGGAATACGCAAGATCCTGCGGCATACCCCTGCCCTCCGATAAACTCTACAGTATAGATGAAAACCTCTGGGGGCGTGCAATAGAGGGCGACATCCTGGAGGACCCCATGGTGGAGCCACCTGAGGACGCATTCCAGTGGACAAGGCCCATCGATAAAACCCCTGAAGAACCAGAGGTGGTTGAGATCGAATTCAGGAGCGGGGTTCCCGTTGCAATGAATGGTGATGAGATGAAGCCCCTTGAACTCATAGGCCTTGCAAATGAAATCGCCGGTAAACACGGGATTGGAAGGGTTGACATAATGGAGGACCGTATTATAGGCATGAAGAGCCGGGAGGTCTATGAAACACCCGCAGCCTTCCTCCTCCTGGAGGCCCACCGGGCCCTTGAGCAGCTGACACTTACAAGGAGCGAGCTCCGATTTGCAGATATAATTAGCAACACCTACGCTGAACTCGTCTACAGGGGACTCTGGCATGACCCCCTCCGTGAGGACCTTGACATGGCAATAAATCACATGCAGAGGCGTGTAACCGGAATGGTGAGGGTCAAACTACACCGGGGCAGTATGCGGGTCATAGGCAGAAAGTCACCCTACAGCCTCTACAGTGAGGAAATAGTATCATTTGAGGACAAGACCCTCGACCAGAGGGAGATGGCCGGAATGGTCAAGAACTACGCCCTCCAGGCCGGGATATACAACAGGGTGTGCAGGAAGGAGAACTGA
- a CDS encoding pro-sigmaK processing inhibitor BofA family protein, with protein MEGFSFLVLIVVATFIIAGGLASLRILFGVGKKILALAGNIVLGILLLLGVNILPFVNIPINPLTLLVAGFGGVTGVGILLIGNILGLV; from the coding sequence ATGGAAGGGTTCTCATTCCTTGTTCTCATTGTGGTTGCCACATTCATAATTGCAGGGGGTCTTGCGTCCCTCAGAATACTTTTTGGTGTTGGGAAGAAGATACTGGCACTGGCAGGAAACATAGTGCTTGGTATCCTTCTTCTTCTTGGTGTTAATATACTGCCATTCGTAAACATCCCCATCAACCCCCTTACACTCCTCGTGGCTGGTTTTGGTGGGGTGACAGGAGTGGGGATACTCCTCATTGGAAACATCCTTGGGCTGGTATGA
- a CDS encoding NAD(P)H-hydrate dehydratase — MKPIDMATADINAEYLGIPRLSLMENAGRAVAEEIGNYADEGRVVLFCGSGGNGGDGFVAARHLLNMGFQVEVLLLTHPERIGSEEARRNWDVLMAMQPEPGILGVRTVSDSSELFPVDADVVVDAVLGTGVRGVIREPSRSAIELINRSDAFKVSVDIPSGLSPETGTVDDVAVSADLTVTFHRMKDGLEKADPAITGEIVVRDIGIPRAAEVFVGPGDLLRIPSRSPESHKGENGRVLVIGGSHHYSGAPALAAISALRAGADVVTVAAPGSAASAIKSVSPDLIVRKLEGKYIGPGSLGELLELAENADSVLVGCGAGRHQSTSETFRELIGALQEMGKPLVLDADALRLIDYSQVTEYRDLTVTPHMGEFREFFKLRSDVYADFNEQVAAFSSISARISGTVLLKGPVDMIFQGDRFRLNRSGCPGMTVGGTGDCLAGLTAGLRAMGLSAFDSASLAAFINGKAGELAMEKFGTGFLASDVHNFIPEAMDMRTYGF; from the coding sequence ATGAAGCCGATTGACATGGCGACAGCTGATATTAATGCGGAGTATCTTGGTATTCCAAGGCTTTCCCTTATGGAGAATGCTGGAAGGGCAGTTGCAGAGGAGATAGGAAACTATGCGGATGAAGGAAGGGTCGTATTATTTTGCGGATCGGGAGGAAATGGTGGTGATGGGTTTGTTGCTGCACGGCATCTCCTTAACATGGGTTTTCAGGTTGAGGTTCTCCTACTCACACACCCCGAAAGGATAGGGTCAGAGGAGGCACGGCGTAACTGGGATGTTCTCATGGCCATGCAGCCGGAGCCAGGCATACTCGGTGTAAGGACAGTCAGTGATTCATCTGAGCTTTTTCCTGTGGATGCAGATGTGGTTGTTGATGCAGTACTTGGCACGGGTGTCAGGGGGGTTATAAGGGAACCATCAAGGTCAGCCATTGAGCTCATAAACCGTTCAGACGCATTTAAGGTTTCTGTGGATATACCAAGCGGACTCAGCCCAGAGACTGGTACCGTGGATGATGTTGCTGTATCTGCAGACCTTACGGTGACCTTTCACAGGATGAAGGATGGACTTGAAAAGGCGGACCCTGCCATCACAGGGGAAATCGTGGTGAGGGACATAGGGATACCACGGGCAGCCGAAGTATTTGTGGGTCCAGGGGATCTCCTAAGGATACCCTCAAGGAGCCCTGAGAGTCATAAGGGGGAAAACGGGAGAGTCCTGGTTATCGGCGGAAGCCATCACTACTCAGGGGCCCCTGCACTCGCAGCCATCTCCGCACTGAGGGCAGGTGCAGACGTTGTAACCGTTGCAGCACCGGGCAGCGCAGCCAGCGCCATCAAATCCGTTTCACCTGATCTAATAGTCAGAAAACTTGAGGGTAAATATATAGGGCCAGGGTCCCTGGGCGAGCTTCTGGAACTTGCAGAAAACGCTGATTCGGTTCTTGTGGGCTGTGGGGCTGGTAGACACCAATCAACATCAGAAACTTTCAGAGAACTTATTGGAGCACTCCAGGAGATGGGAAAACCCCTCGTACTCGATGCCGATGCACTCAGGCTGATTGATTACTCCCAGGTCACTGAATACAGGGATCTAACTGTAACTCCGCATATGGGTGAATTCAGGGAGTTCTTTAAACTCAGATCCGATGTATACGCTGATTTCAATGAACAGGTGGCTGCCTTCAGCTCGATTTCAGCCAGGATAAGTGGAACAGTCCTTCTGAAGGGTCCCGTCGACATGATATTCCAGGGTGACAGATTCCGGCTTAACAGGAGTGGCTGTCCGGGAATGACCGTTGGTGGTACAGGGGATTGCCTTGCCGGTTTAACTGCAGGTCTGCGTGCAATGGGGCTTTCAGCATTTGATTCCGCCTCACTTGCAGCATTCATAAATGGCAAGGCAGGGGAACTTGCAATGGAGAAATTTGGAACAGGATTTTTAGCATCAGATGTCCATAATTTTATTCCAGAGGCAATGGATATGCGTACCTATGGTTTCTGA
- a CDS encoding 3H domain-containing protein has protein sequence MPPQRNLVENIPYVPLSVIYYALAALAALVIYGIVGSMYIMGLDLYNAIYFTVITIATVGYGDITPVTVSQKIFSVTLALGGVGLIAYVLSLTVSVITMTLQETISGARIRRLMQSMNNHFILCGFGRVGSAVFKELLKRNLKTIIIEKDREIVEKELWEDPKVLAIPESATDEDTLRAAGIKRARGVIITTGDDVDNLFITLTCRELNPDIWIVARSSKKENIKRLYRAGANRVISPEISGGEDIYFAAMEPTMVKITVKHDVEDIGKEAEIILKYGCTLEDIEYHLPEFKEPLVRKIGVSERKELERFLNALEGDPARKSSLTRIYESVSGIHSHWISGPDRESIDKVIDELREEGILLGVNLDDNEIKEVARKHGRLVEVIIKPEMSIVENHGVDDIRREAEIIIKNGCTIEDIEYYLPGFSEPLRRNVGVDSMEDVDRFIKTLRSDSRKLESLDRLYTLSGGGIHTHRISGPDAKSLERVEEELRKEGFLIGVNLDLAEIKSIIQESGRVVEMLLKHDLGNMDDKEIIIRRGGRILDSKHYLPGVRQVVTRNLNIRNMDDLQRCLEELEKPDARRSLKALYSISRNIHSHTVAASDVKVIKKIERDLEKRGVLLGVNLSEDEIWDIVESEMMEKFCIE, from the coding sequence ATGCCACCCCAAAGAAATCTGGTGGAGAATATCCCATATGTTCCCCTATCAGTCATATACTATGCTCTTGCAGCTCTGGCGGCCCTCGTAATATATGGTATAGTTGGCTCAATGTACATAATGGGGCTTGACCTCTACAATGCCATCTACTTTACAGTGATCACCATCGCCACTGTGGGTTACGGGGACATAACACCTGTCACTGTATCCCAGAAGATATTCTCTGTTACCCTTGCCCTCGGTGGTGTGGGACTCATAGCCTATGTTTTAAGCTTAACCGTTTCGGTGATCACTATGACACTGCAGGAGACCATATCAGGTGCCCGGATACGGAGATTAATGCAGTCAATGAACAACCACTTCATTCTCTGTGGTTTTGGCCGTGTTGGATCCGCCGTTTTTAAGGAACTCCTGAAAAGGAATCTGAAGACCATAATAATTGAGAAAGACCGAGAAATAGTAGAGAAGGAACTGTGGGAAGACCCCAAAGTACTTGCAATACCTGAAAGCGCGACAGATGAGGATACACTCAGGGCGGCCGGGATAAAGAGGGCCCGTGGGGTTATAATAACAACCGGAGATGATGTTGACAACCTCTTCATAACCCTCACCTGCAGGGAGCTGAATCCAGACATATGGATCGTGGCAAGATCCAGTAAAAAGGAAAACATAAAGAGACTCTACCGTGCAGGGGCCAACCGTGTGATCTCCCCTGAAATCAGCGGGGGTGAGGACATCTACTTTGCAGCCATGGAACCCACCATGGTGAAGATAACAGTCAAGCATGATGTTGAGGATATTGGAAAAGAGGCAGAGATAATACTCAAGTATGGCTGCACACTGGAGGATATAGAGTATCACCTCCCTGAGTTCAAGGAGCCCTTGGTGAGGAAGATCGGGGTATCTGAGAGGAAAGAACTTGAAAGGTTTTTAAATGCTCTTGAGGGGGACCCGGCCAGAAAAAGCTCCCTTACAAGAATCTATGAGTCTGTGAGCGGAATACACTCCCACTGGATATCCGGGCCAGACCGGGAAAGTATAGATAAGGTCATAGATGAACTCAGAGAGGAGGGTATACTTCTTGGGGTTAACCTCGATGACAATGAGATAAAGGAGGTTGCAAGGAAGCATGGAAGGCTTGTTGAGGTAATAATTAAGCCTGAAATGAGCATTGTTGAAAACCATGGAGTGGATGACATAAGAAGAGAAGCAGAGATCATAATAAAGAATGGCTGTACAATCGAGGACATAGAGTACTACCTTCCAGGTTTCTCAGAGCCCCTCAGAAGAAACGTGGGTGTTGACTCAATGGAGGACGTCGACCGTTTCATAAAGACCCTCAGAAGTGACTCCCGTAAACTGGAATCCCTTGACAGACTCTACACCCTCTCAGGTGGGGGTATACATACACACAGGATATCAGGACCAGATGCAAAGAGCCTCGAGAGGGTGGAGGAGGAGCTCAGAAAGGAGGGTTTCCTCATAGGAGTCAATCTGGACCTTGCTGAAATCAAATCCATAATACAGGAATCAGGGAGGGTTGTGGAGATGCTCCTCAAACACGACCTGGGTAACATGGATGACAAGGAGATAATTATAAGGAGGGGCGGTCGAATTCTTGACTCAAAGCATTACCTTCCAGGGGTTAGGCAGGTGGTGACAAGAAACCTCAACATAAGGAACATGGATGACCTCCAAAGGTGCCTAGAGGAACTTGAAAAGCCAGACGCCAGAAGATCCCTGAAGGCCTTGTACAGCATATCAAGGAATATACACTCACACACCGTCGCTGCAAGTGACGTTAAGGTTATAAAGAAGATTGAGAGGGACCTTGAAAAGAGGGGTGTGCTCCTTGGTGTTAACCTCTCTGAAGATGAGATATGGGATATAGTTGAAAGTGAAATGATGGAGAAGTTCTGCATAGAATAA
- the fhcD gene encoding formylmethanofuran--tetrahydromethanopterin N-formyltransferase — translation MEINGVEIEDTFAEAFGIKVSRVLVTAATKKLAKIAATEATGYGTSVIGCPAEAGIDCYVPPEETPDGRPGYIIMICNPSKKNLDHELLERIGMGILTAPTTAVFDALDDEDEKLNVGFKLKFFGDGYEKELEIDGRKIHSIPIMSGDFLIESEFGIKDGVAGGNFFILGDSQASALLAAQAAVDAIAAVEGTITPFPGGVVASGSKVGSNKYKFLNASTNEKMCVTLKDEVEGSEIPENVNGVYEIVIDGVNEDAVREAMKEGIKAACTVPGIIKISAGNYGGNLGAYQIKLHDLF, via the coding sequence ATGGAGATAAATGGTGTTGAAATAGAGGATACATTTGCGGAGGCCTTCGGCATAAAGGTTTCAAGGGTTCTTGTAACCGCAGCAACAAAAAAACTTGCAAAGATAGCTGCAACCGAGGCAACAGGTTACGGTACGTCTGTTATAGGGTGCCCTGCAGAGGCAGGTATAGACTGCTACGTTCCACCAGAGGAGACCCCTGATGGAAGACCTGGATACATAATAATGATCTGCAACCCATCAAAGAAAAACCTGGACCATGAACTCCTTGAAAGAATAGGGATGGGTATACTTACAGCACCAACAACCGCAGTATTCGATGCTCTTGATGACGAGGACGAAAAACTCAATGTGGGATTCAAACTCAAGTTCTTCGGTGATGGCTACGAGAAGGAACTTGAAATTGATGGAAGGAAAATCCACTCAATCCCGATAATGTCTGGGGACTTCCTCATTGAAAGTGAATTCGGAATAAAGGATGGGGTTGCAGGTGGAAACTTCTTCATTCTGGGTGACAGTCAGGCATCAGCCCTTCTGGCGGCCCAGGCAGCAGTGGATGCGATAGCTGCAGTTGAAGGCACCATAACACCATTCCCTGGTGGTGTTGTGGCTTCAGGTTCAAAGGTCGGGTCAAACAAGTACAAGTTCCTCAACGCCTCAACCAATGAGAAGATGTGCGTCACCCTCAAAGATGAGGTTGAGGGCAGCGAGATACCTGAAAACGTTAACGGGGTATATGAGATAGTTATAGACGGTGTCAACGAAGATGCTGTAAGGGAGGCGATGAAGGAAGGTATAAAGGCTGCATGTACCGTTCCAGGCATAATTAAGATAAGTGCAGGGAACTACGGTGGCAACCTGGGGGCATACCAGATAAAACTCCACGATCTCTTCTGA
- a CDS encoding sensor histidine kinase, with translation MLERVFLTDKLHDEKMYENLVEEIRSSPDYLNLLLESSEPWILQDINGFILDLSNSFADKLGYDPDNLRGRYLPTLRAIPIIQKSRLRIILDRLAEEPRPCTTIMEFMDADGRNVPLELSFRPLELSGQVFVLVTARDASEKLHEVTELRKEIAELKKTINGLYRQIDKNLQLITSIVNLQFPYIKDGDDYELLRDTQNRLRSIRKAYEKFIHDGSFESINFAGYARSIVSGILSTYSPEPGNVRLEMYFEDAEMDLELAVPLGMILSELLSNSFRHAFAEGQDGKIRAVFRNKDDHYILEVRDNGRGFPEDVDFENADSLGLQLVRSLLNQIEAKVDYRLSPGTCFRIKVLKPADGE, from the coding sequence ATGCTTGAGAGAGTTTTCTTAACCGATAAGTTACATGACGAAAAAATGTATGAGAACCTCGTGGAGGAGATACGCTCATCACCGGATTACCTCAATCTCCTTCTGGAATCTTCTGAACCATGGATATTACAGGACATAAATGGTTTCATACTCGATCTGAGCAATTCATTTGCTGATAAACTGGGATATGATCCTGATAATCTTAGGGGAAGGTACCTTCCAACGCTGAGGGCGATCCCCATCATTCAGAAATCCAGGCTGAGGATAATACTCGACCGGCTGGCTGAGGAACCCCGCCCATGCACTACTATCATGGAGTTCATGGACGCAGATGGCAGGAATGTGCCACTTGAACTGAGCTTCAGGCCCCTGGAACTATCAGGCCAGGTTTTTGTTCTTGTAACTGCGAGGGATGCTTCAGAAAAGCTTCATGAGGTGACTGAACTCCGAAAAGAGATAGCTGAATTGAAGAAGACAATAAATGGTCTCTACAGGCAGATAGACAAAAATCTTCAGCTTATCACAAGCATAGTTAATCTGCAGTTCCCTTATATAAAAGACGGAGATGATTATGAGCTTCTCAGAGATACTCAGAATCGTCTGAGGTCAATAAGGAAGGCCTATGAGAAGTTTATTCATGATGGATCCTTTGAGTCAATAAACTTTGCAGGCTATGCCCGGAGTATTGTTTCAGGTATTTTAAGCACATATTCGCCTGAACCGGGAAATGTGAGACTTGAGATGTACTTTGAGGATGCTGAAATGGACCTTGAGCTGGCAGTGCCCCTTGGAATGATACTCTCGGAGTTATTATCCAACAGCTTCAGACATGCCTTCGCCGAGGGACAGGATGGAAAGATACGGGCTGTTTTCAGGAATAAGGATGACCACTACATTCTTGAGGTCAGGGACAATGGCCGTGGCTTCCCTGAGGACGTGGACTTTGAGAATGCAGATTCACTGGGTCTGCAACTTGTAAGGAGTTTGCTGAATCAGATAGAGGCAAAGGTGGATTACAGGCTCTCACCTGGAACATGTTTCAGGATAAAGGTACTGAAGCCAGCTGACGGTGAATGA
- a CDS encoding UPF0104 family protein: MKHKGAILIAIGLLALVVMISFIGPGEIEEALRKADPLYVIMAVALEFIILGLFTVRWAITTGAVSINIKKRHLFPMLLVGMAINNLTPSARGGGEPVRAYILGKYSRASMEAAFATVIADRGLDTFPFIFLAILTIVSIVLYFELSPWIVAALIVSVIIITAAFFVALYISIDRESGERVLDWLLGIVGRFYRKNYEKLEKRLRNALREFQGTMRIMLADKKVLLYGIPLSFLLWILEIIRVYLIFEAFGTSISLIVIAEVFIVATLIGMIPLLPGGLGAVDGVMIVFYSAAGVSPSVSAAVTVVERLISFWMISAMGVASLPYFGASVSEKLMDKL; the protein is encoded by the coding sequence ATGAAACACAAAGGCGCAATTCTTATTGCAATAGGTTTATTGGCCCTTGTGGTCATGATATCTTTCATAGGGCCTGGAGAAATTGAGGAGGCCCTCAGGAAAGCGGACCCGCTCTATGTAATCATGGCAGTTGCCCTAGAATTTATAATTCTTGGTCTTTTCACCGTGAGGTGGGCCATTACCACGGGGGCTGTTTCAATAAACATAAAAAAAAGACACCTCTTCCCGATGCTACTAGTGGGGATGGCCATAAATAACCTCACTCCAAGTGCAAGGGGTGGAGGCGAACCTGTAAGGGCCTACATACTGGGAAAATACTCCAGGGCTTCAATGGAGGCTGCTTTTGCAACTGTCATAGCAGATAGGGGTCTTGACACATTTCCATTTATCTTCCTGGCTATACTAACCATAGTCTCAATAGTACTCTACTTTGAACTATCACCATGGATAGTTGCCGCACTTATAGTTTCGGTTATAATAATAACAGCCGCTTTCTTTGTGGCTCTCTACATATCCATTGATAGGGAGTCAGGTGAGAGGGTACTTGACTGGCTGCTTGGCATTGTAGGAAGATTCTACAGAAAGAACTATGAAAAACTTGAAAAAAGGTTAAGGAATGCTCTCAGGGAATTTCAGGGCACAATGCGGATAATGCTGGCTGATAAAAAGGTACTGCTGTATGGTATACCACTTTCGTTCCTCCTCTGGATCCTTGAGATCATAAGGGTGTACCTTATATTTGAGGCATTTGGCACAAGCATATCACTCATTGTGATAGCGGAAGTTTTCATAGTGGCAACACTCATTGGGATGATACCACTCCTTCCAGGGGGCCTTGGAGCCGTTGATGGGGTTATGATAGTATTCTATTCGGCAGCAGGGGTATCACCATCCGTCAGCGCAGCTGTAACTGTGGTTGAGAGACTCATATCCTTCTGGATGATCTCAGCGATGGGTGTGGCATCCCTGCCATACTTTGGGGCTTCCGTATCTGAGAAACTGATGGATAAGCTTTAG
- a CDS encoding metallophosphoesterase yields the protein MVCLIGLVADSHDNLGSIRKAVNLFNRESVDLVIHAGDLISPFTAQEFGNLEMRFEAIFGNNDGERDGLRAAYSELTELSEFKELEFDGLKIAVIHGHNRQILDCIAGCGRYDLVVTGHTHEKSIVSAETITVNPGELCGYLSGESTLALFDTDRLSCEFVRL from the coding sequence GTGGTTTGTTTGATAGGACTGGTGGCTGATTCACATGATAACCTTGGTTCAATAAGGAAGGCCGTCAATTTATTCAACAGGGAATCCGTGGATCTTGTTATACATGCAGGGGATTTAATATCGCCATTCACTGCACAGGAATTTGGAAATCTTGAGATGAGATTTGAGGCCATATTTGGAAACAATGATGGTGAAAGGGATGGACTGCGTGCCGCTTACTCTGAACTCACAGAGCTATCTGAATTTAAGGAACTGGAATTTGATGGCCTGAAAATAGCTGTTATACATGGCCATAACAGGCAGATCCTTGACTGTATTGCTGGATGTGGTAGATACGACCTTGTGGTAACCGGTCACACCCATGAGAAGAGCATTGTGAGCGCAGAAACCATAACTGTCAATCCAGGTGAACTCTGCGGCTACCTTTCAGGGGAGAGTACACTGGCGCTCTTTGACACAGACAGACTTTCATGTGAATTTGTAAGGCTTTGA
- a CDS encoding TRAM domain-containing protein, producing the protein MFGDNYYRKETYSTPVNVGEEYEVKIEDLGRDGDGIARVEGFVIFVPGAGVGDEVKIRISATRRKFAFAEVVE; encoded by the coding sequence TTGTTTGGAGATAACTACTACAGGAAGGAAACCTACTCCACACCAGTCAATGTTGGTGAGGAGTATGAAGTTAAAATTGAGGACCTCGGCAGAGATGGCGATGGAATAGCCCGTGTTGAAGGTTTTGTTATTTTTGTACCTGGTGCAGGTGTCGGAGACGAAGTTAAAATAAGGATAAGTGCAACCAGGCGCAAGTTTGCTTTCGCTGAAGTTGTAGAATAA
- a CDS encoding TrkH family potassium uptake protein, protein MRYVGKRDLFTVGKYLGNIMQGIGFVVALPLIVALIYGESDFLSFIVPSIISLSIGTVLKRYSPEECAIRLKHGMMVACLAWLWAGFIGSLIMMSALNIDFANAFFENMSAWTGSGLTVFSNVEALPKSILFLRSLEQWIGGLGVVIVVIGVLIRPGTAAARLYKSEAREERIKPSIANTVRTIWWIYLTYTVLGIVLYGLTGMPLFDAINNTLTNLSTGGMSIKNLNIGYYRSDTVYIVTMFLMILGGTSFLVHYQAIKGRFSNVLRDIQLQATFAFIVLFTVLSVYVGGVAPLESVYHVISALSCTGSSISSASQMVAWSGYFKIVLIICMLTGMAAGSTTGAVKIIRVITVLKGVYWDIMRILAPEGSVIPRKISCKSVSDTEIREAGSYITLYFILLFFTWSILVIYGYDPLNSLFEAASAQGNVGLSMGITSFNLPLIPKIALIISMWLGRLEIIPVLVLIRGFVEAFKVS, encoded by the coding sequence ATGAGATACGTTGGAAAGAGGGACCTTTTTACCGTTGGAAAGTATCTTGGCAATATAATGCAGGGGATAGGCTTTGTTGTTGCATTACCCCTAATTGTTGCACTGATCTACGGTGAAAGCGATTTTTTAAGTTTTATTGTGCCCTCGATTATCTCATTAAGCATTGGAACTGTGCTGAAGAGATATTCCCCTGAGGAATGCGCCATACGCCTGAAACATGGTATGATGGTTGCATGTCTTGCCTGGCTCTGGGCCGGATTCATAGGTAGCCTTATAATGATGTCAGCCCTCAACATCGATTTTGCAAATGCCTTCTTTGAGAACATGTCCGCCTGGACAGGCAGTGGACTCACAGTTTTCTCCAATGTTGAAGCGCTCCCAAAATCAATTCTATTCTTAAGAAGCCTTGAACAGTGGATCGGTGGGCTTGGAGTTGTTATAGTTGTTATAGGTGTCCTCATAAGGCCAGGTACAGCTGCTGCGCGTTTATACAAGTCCGAGGCAAGGGAGGAGAGGATAAAACCCAGCATAGCAAACACCGTCAGGACTATCTGGTGGATCTACCTCACCTACACGGTCCTCGGGATCGTTCTCTATGGGCTGACAGGGATGCCCCTCTTTGATGCCATCAACAACACCCTCACGAACCTCTCAACCGGGGGGATGTCCATAAAGAACCTCAACATTGGCTACTACCGTAGCGATACAGTCTACATTGTAACCATGTTTCTCATGATACTGGGTGGAACAAGTTTCCTTGTGCACTACCAGGCCATTAAGGGGAGATTCTCAAATGTTCTAAGGGATATACAGCTACAGGCAACTTTTGCCTTTATAGTCCTCTTCACGGTCCTTTCGGTTTACGTTGGTGGTGTGGCCCCCCTTGAATCAGTCTACCATGTAATATCGGCCCTCAGTTGTACCGGTTCAAGTATAAGTTCAGCCAGCCAGATGGTTGCCTGGTCAGGGTACTTCAAGATAGTTCTAATAATATGCATGCTCACGGGCATGGCTGCGGGTTCAACCACAGGTGCTGTGAAGATAATCCGTGTTATAACCGTTTTGAAGGGTGTCTACTGGGACATCATGAGGATACTGGCGCCCGAAGGTTCGGTTATACCACGAAAGATATCATGCAAGTCTGTGAGTGACACTGAGATAAGGGAAGCCGGCTCATACATAACCCTTTACTTTATCCTCCTTTTTTTCACATGGTCCATTCTTGTAATCTATGGATATGACCCCCTCAACTCCCTCTTTGAGGCGGCCTCCGCCCAGGGAAATGTGGGGCTTAGTATGGGAATAACCAGTTTCAATCTCCCTTTAATACCAAAAATAGCCCTCATAATTAGCATGTGGCTTGGAAGACTCGAGATAATTCCTGTGCTTGTGTTAATACGCGGTTTCGTGGAAGCCTTTAAGGTTAGTTGA
- a CDS encoding TrkA family potassium uptake protein produces MYVVIMGGGRVGLTLANLLISDGNDVTLIENDETLCANAAVELDALVICGNGTDIKTLEEANINNADVFVAATGNDEANLLSCILVREYNIPKIIARVSNPDHEDAFKKVGIDHVISPERTAAGYLEKLITRPKVADLIVLGHGDAEILDMEIKSSKIVGKKVKDVSPTEKYIIVAIYSNGDLIIPQPDMVLERGAKISVLVKTEAVNEVTKKFTG; encoded by the coding sequence ATGTATGTTGTTATAATGGGTGGAGGAAGAGTTGGTTTAACACTTGCAAATCTCCTCATATCCGATGGAAATGATGTAACTCTCATAGAAAATGATGAAACGCTCTGTGCCAATGCTGCAGTCGAGCTGGACGCCCTTGTGATTTGCGGTAACGGTACAGACATAAAAACCCTAGAGGAAGCCAACATAAATAATGCAGATGTCTTTGTTGCGGCCACAGGAAATGATGAGGCCAACCTCCTAAGCTGTATACTTGTAAGGGAGTACAATATACCAAAGATCATAGCAAGGGTCAGCAACCCGGACCACGAGGACGCCTTCAAGAAGGTGGGCATAGATCACGTTATAAGCCCAGAGAGGACAGCTGCAGGTTACCTTGAAAAGCTGATAACAAGGCCAAAGGTGGCTGACCTCATCGTCCTTGGACATGGGGATGCCGAGATCCTCGATATGGAGATAAAGAGCAGCAAAATTGTTGGAAAAAAGGTCAAGGATGTATCCCCAACTGAAAAGTATATCATTGTGGCCATATACAGTAACGGTGACCTCATCATCCCCCAGCCAGACATGGTCCTGGAAAGGGGAGCCAAGATATCTGTACTTGTGAAGACAGAGGCTGTGAATGAGGTTACAAAGAAATTCACAGGATAA